In the genome of Scylla paramamosain isolate STU-SP2022 chromosome 10, ASM3559412v1, whole genome shotgun sequence, the window AATGCGGCTTAACATCTTAACCATTACTTCAGTGACTTGTACAACCCGATATGTAGTCCAGGTCACAGGGTTCCCTTTGAGTCAGCACCGGTCAGTAGCCACACTTTGTACTGTACTGGCGGGTGGCGGCGGCTGGGGCGAGGGCATCAAGCTTCCTGTGGTGGTGACCTGACCTCCGCCCGATCCAGCCAGCCCTCGCCTGCTGCACCACGAGGGTCAGATGAGCGgcggtggtgacagtgatgtaGTGGATGAGGATGAGGCGTGGCTGTGTGTGGCAGATGTTAAGCACTGTTCTTCCCCCTTATCCACGCAAGCCCCAAGCATTTGTGTAGCACAGGGCATGacagggaggggcagggcggggcgggacgaggGGCCCTACAGGAGGGTCTGAAGGGCCAGAGAGGCGTGGCGGCCCATCTTACCCAGGAAGATAATATTCCTGGGGACAAGGGCAAGGAGGGTTAGCAAGGGCACTGTGCGGCAGGAGTCACGCCCCCGCCGCTGTGTTCACTAAGGCTACTCAGCAGGGCGCCGCCAACAGGTGCACGACGTGTCTCCACCAGCAGAGGAAACACATCACTAATATGACACATTATTGACATGATATACACACGCCGCCTGCTGTCAACACAAGGAGCGCTGCCATCACTGTACAGGTTgattagactttttttttttcttaagcagGATGAGCAATGACCACAAGACTTCAATTCATGGTCTTGCAGTTGctcctgttcattttttttttatatttacatagtttttttttcttgtttttgttatttcatgCACTACAGTAGTATTACATACCTGCACTCGTATCTGGTGTGTAAATAAAATGTTTCCATCTAAAGCAGCACGAAAGAATTATTTAACTTGGCCAAATTCTTAACCTAACAGACGCACTGAGCATCTCTCACTCTTTTCAGTGATCCATGACAAGCATAACTATAATGCTTTCCTCTCTGCTTACTCTACACTTACTCTCAATACTCTACATAAATGAGcaatatttttgtgtgttttttttacataaagtGGTACATACAACTACTTACTAGCAATACTGTACACCCACACTGAGACACTGACACACTGATAGCTTACAACTGCTGTACCTGACCCCACACACCGCGGCTGCTTCTTGGCACGgccaggaaggggaggaggagacctGCGTCTGATCAGCTACTGCAGGAGGCGGCTGGTGGTCGGAGTGGCGGTACCTGAAGGTGTTCTTTTAAGCACCACTACAGCCTTCACCACAATATATACAAAGGCTATAGTAGAGGGGAGGCATGTTACTACGAAGGGAGTATCTAGGTAGGCTAACTAGGGTGCCATCTACTACACTATCTAATATCTACACATTCTGAAGCGTTCTGGTgctgggaggggaaggtggagggggtCAGTCACTCTTCTCACTGCAGTCCCGGTTAGACAGACACACCGCGTCCTTCACAGATACTCGCCGCCAGGAGGAAGGCCTCGCCCACGCCTGAGGGAGAACCCGGGTATTCAAAGGGCGTCACAAGGGGGAAGTACAAACAGCAGTAGACCTGATGGCCCTTGCGAGGCTGTTTGGACGTGTGTTGTATAGGACAGGCTCAGAACGCTTCAttggggtgttggtggtggtgcggggTGTTGTCCAAAGTGATGTGCTGAGAGTGATGGGCCTTGCTACCGTGCAGTGATAAGCCgtgaggtgatggtgagggtgatggtggtgacaatgatggtgatggtggggaagTGTCGTATGGAGATTGttgtgtgggtggaggtggtgacTTTTCCTGGGATTgtgaggatggtggtgatggtggtgatgatgatgatgatggtaagggTGTTATGTATACCTCCtcctgtgatggtggtggcgatggtggtgacggtaaGGCTGACGTGTGGTATGTATcttttggtgatggtgatgatggtgggtaTGTGTcttctggtgatggtgatggtgatggtgatggtgatgatagtgagtATGTGTCTTttggtgacggtgacggtgttggtggagtgtgtgtgtcatttgttgatggtgatggtgttggtgagggTGATGAGTACGTGTCCTttgatgatggtgacggtggtgatggtgaggggtATGGTGAGGCGTGCTGGCTGACGTGGTGCATCCCTGACCCGGTGGACAAGCCCATGAAGAGGTTCTGCCAGTACCTCCACGGTGACGTCATGCAAATAGCCTTGGTCTTGGGGCACGGGTGTTGCTTCAGGCACTCCACGAACTCCCGGTCACACTCGCACAGTTGGTGGCCGCAGCTGTTCACGCCGCCCAGAGGTCCCCGCGTCGCCACTGAAACACGGGGGTTATTGGTTAACTCTAACACGTCACCACTAAACTGAAGCTGCTACACGAATGTCGATCTCGTTTTCTTCATGGTTCAAATTCCTGCGTCGTCAATGAAACACAGGGGACACTTGGCTAACTCATACTTCACACTttactgctgttttttttttttttttttattatgtaaaaGGGCtctggcaacaaaaaaaaatacaaaaataagaccTACTGAGGTGCAAGTCCCCA includes:
- the LOC135104058 gene encoding uncharacterized protein LOC135104058 isoform X1 gives rise to the protein MSPVTSPQRRHFSHTMKCLAIVVFVCLAFMSPVASDPETVEADDMQGTTTHTSETHQHQEVNSTRRKRSVFHLYNMVTCATSCNPLVYKGYGCYCGFLGSGMVVDGIDKCCKGHDWCYEHSSCFGFDHYLAPYRWKCNGGNPYCVATRGPLGGVNSCGHQLCECDREFVECLKQHPCPKTKAICMTSPWRYWQNLFMGLSTGSGMHHVSQHASPYPSPSPPSPSSKDTYSSPSPTPSPSTNDTHTPPTPSPSPKDTYSLSSPSPSPSPSPEDTYPPSSPSPKDTYHTSALPSPPSPPPSQEEVYITPLPSSSSSPPSPPSSQSQEKSPPPPTQQSPYDTSPPSPSLSPPSPSPSPHGLSLHGSKAHHSQHITLDNTPHHHQHPNEAF